The following are encoded together in the Gloeomargarita sp. SKYB120 genome:
- a CDS encoding serine/threonine-protein kinase encodes MKKCLGYGGFGATFLAVEENLPGRPLCVIKQLRPPVDNANDPIYQMAKELFEREAEILGRLGNHPQLASLRDYFTEAPYFYMVQEFIDGQTLQAEVREKGPYEEGAVKLFLRQILPVLQYIHQQGVIHRDIKPANIIRRKADGALILIDFGAVKQVGQIPTDAENELTQFAIGTAGYAPPEQLSMRPVYASDIYALGCTCLYLLTGKSPKELETDPQTGEIRWRQHVRVSDAFAQVLDRMLAISLKQRYATANAVLRALDLEPYYDTLAQGRRAAATPPPSPALPEPLSDPESHLSRLAAAIRARKARATPIETGGAESTRLSPAQFKQALRQGRKDFAGYDLRGYDLQGQVMVGCILTGAILANANLRECILEEANLGRANLQGANLQRANMHKAYLSFANLQGADLRNADLTEAYLRNANLRDANLCGANLEGALVAEEQLAMARTNWATKLPVGMRRGTWWPL; translated from the coding sequence ATGAAGAAATGCCTAGGTTATGGCGGGTTTGGGGCCACGTTTTTGGCGGTGGAGGAAAACCTACCGGGACGCCCGCTTTGCGTGATCAAGCAACTGCGCCCGCCCGTGGACAACGCCAACGACCCTATCTACCAGATGGCGAAAGAACTGTTTGAACGGGAGGCGGAAATTTTGGGGCGTTTGGGGAATCACCCCCAGTTGGCCAGCCTGCGGGACTACTTCACCGAAGCGCCCTACTTCTACATGGTGCAGGAATTTATTGACGGGCAGACGCTCCAGGCGGAGGTGCGGGAAAAGGGTCCCTACGAGGAAGGGGCGGTGAAGTTGTTTTTACGGCAGATACTTCCAGTTTTGCAGTACATCCACCAGCAGGGGGTCATCCACCGGGACATCAAACCGGCCAACATTATCCGGCGCAAAGCCGATGGGGCCTTGATTTTGATTGATTTTGGCGCCGTGAAGCAAGTAGGACAGATTCCCACCGATGCGGAGAATGAACTCACCCAGTTTGCCATTGGCACCGCCGGTTACGCGCCCCCGGAGCAACTGTCTATGCGTCCGGTCTATGCCAGTGACATCTATGCGTTAGGGTGCACCTGCCTATATCTCCTGACGGGCAAATCCCCTAAGGAGTTGGAAACTGACCCCCAAACTGGGGAAATTCGCTGGCGGCAACACGTGCGGGTGAGCGACGCCTTTGCCCAGGTGCTGGACCGGATGCTGGCCATTTCCCTTAAGCAACGCTACGCCACCGCTAACGCTGTCCTGCGCGCTTTGGACCTGGAACCCTATTACGACACTCTGGCTCAGGGGCGGCGCGCCGCTGCGACTCCACCGCCTTCTCCTGCCCTGCCGGAACCACTGAGTGATCCAGAAAGCCATCTGAGTCGTCTAGCGGCGGCCATTCGCGCCCGCAAGGCTCGGGCCACACCCATCGAGACGGGGGGGGCAGAAAGCACAAGGCTTAGCCCCGCCCAGTTTAAGCAGGCCCTGCGCCAGGGGAGAAAGGATTTTGCCGGCTACGATTTGCGGGGGTACGACCTGCAGGGTCAGGTCATGGTGGGCTGTATTTTGACAGGGGCGATTTTAGCCAACGCCAATTTGCGCGAGTGCATTTTAGAAGAAGCGAATTTGGGGCGAGCGAATCTCCAAGGGGCCAACCTCCAACGGGCTAACATGCATAAGGCGTATCTCAGCTTTGCTAATCTCCAAGGGGCGGACCTGCGCAACGCTGATTTGACGGAAGCCTACCTGCGCAATGCCAACCTGCGGGATGCCAACCTGTGTGGGGCAAACCTGGAGGGGGCGCTGGTGGCGGAGGAACAACTAGCGATGGCCCGCACGAATTGGGCAACCAAATTACCGGTAGGCATGCGCCGGGGTACCTGGTGGCCCCTATAG
- a CDS encoding DUF2808 domain-containing protein, producing the protein MMEAAKPMGQRWLLGLVAGFVVLLPPGILRAQGSGWTLWGGPKKELRYSADSGRIGDWDRYYLQVPRQRVAVAEYYISYPENFRGEFDPKAVEVVRSRTRQKFRIGEVVWDRENRELRIALAEPVPADTPIEIILSNVRNPRNIGMFFFNLRVLSPGDIPLPRPVGTWVIMVSSN; encoded by the coding sequence ATGATGGAGGCAGCCAAACCCATGGGACAACGATGGCTACTTGGCCTGGTGGCGGGGTTTGTCGTTCTCTTGCCGCCCGGTATCCTGCGGGCACAGGGGTCGGGTTGGACGCTCTGGGGCGGGCCTAAGAAAGAACTGCGCTACAGCGCCGACTCGGGCCGGATTGGCGACTGGGACCGCTATTACCTGCAAGTGCCCCGCCAGCGGGTCGCCGTGGCTGAGTACTACATCAGCTATCCCGAGAACTTCCGAGGTGAATTTGACCCCAAGGCGGTGGAAGTGGTACGCAGCCGTACCCGGCAGAAATTCCGCATCGGGGAGGTGGTGTGGGACCGGGAGAACCGGGAACTGCGGATTGCCCTTGCTGAGCCGGTGCCGGCGGATACCCCGATAGAAATCATCCTGTCGAATGTGCGCAATCCCCGCAATATTGGGATGTTTTTTTTCAACCTGCGGGTGCTCAGCCCAGGGGACATTCCCCTACCGCGACCGGTGGGCACCTGGGTGATCATGGTGAGTTCCAACTAG
- a CDS encoding valine--pyruvate transaminase has product MLNPRLSDFGATMTRLTGVRAIMKDIVETLQARAGEDLINLSAGNPVILPEVEQLWRDCTQALLASDDYGEVVCRYGASQGYQPLLEAVAADFNQRYGLSLTPRNVLVTPGSQSLYFFAANAFGGVGREIVLPLSPDYTGYGGICLVPESLRAVRPTLEVDEQAHAFKYRPDFDQLHFDDHTGCVIFSRPCNPTGNVLSETEVRQIAALAARWDIPVFIDSAYAAPYPALNFTPMTPVFAPNIVHCISLSKAGLPGERVGIALGDEHILRVLEGFLTNACIHASRYGQALAAQAIRSGKLAHLSETVIRPHYQRKFDVLAAGLRAGLPNDLPWFLHRGEGGVFAWLWLRDLPISDWELYQALKQVGVIVVPGHTFFPGLRQEWPHTRQCLRISLTATMTEIERGVERLTQVVRRVYQRLPVKV; this is encoded by the coding sequence ATGCTCAACCCGCGACTGAGTGACTTTGGCGCCACCATGACCCGGCTGACGGGAGTGCGGGCTATTATGAAAGACATTGTCGAAACGCTCCAGGCGCGGGCGGGCGAGGATTTAATCAACCTCAGCGCGGGCAACCCCGTCATCTTGCCAGAGGTGGAACAGTTGTGGCGGGATTGCACCCAAGCCCTGCTGGCGAGTGACGATTACGGCGAGGTGGTCTGTCGCTACGGCGCTAGCCAGGGATACCAGCCCTTGCTTGAGGCGGTGGCGGCGGATTTTAACCAGCGCTACGGGCTGTCGCTGACTCCCCGCAACGTGCTGGTGACGCCAGGGAGCCAGTCGCTGTACTTTTTTGCGGCGAATGCCTTTGGGGGGGTGGGTCGAGAGATTGTCCTGCCCCTGAGTCCTGACTACACCGGTTATGGGGGAATTTGCCTGGTGCCGGAGTCCTTGCGGGCGGTGCGACCGACGCTGGAAGTGGACGAGCAAGCCCATGCGTTCAAATACCGGCCTGATTTCGACCAGCTGCATTTTGACGACCACACCGGCTGCGTGATTTTTTCCCGCCCCTGCAACCCGACGGGGAATGTGCTGTCGGAAACGGAGGTGCGGCAAATTGCGGCGTTAGCGGCCCGCTGGGATATTCCGGTGTTTATTGATTCGGCCTACGCCGCGCCCTATCCGGCCCTGAACTTTACCCCCATGACGCCCGTGTTTGCCCCTAACATTGTGCATTGCATCAGCCTGTCCAAGGCGGGGCTGCCGGGGGAACGGGTAGGGATCGCTCTCGGCGACGAGCACATCCTGCGGGTGCTGGAGGGATTTCTCACCAACGCCTGCATCCATGCCTCGCGGTACGGGCAAGCCCTGGCGGCCCAGGCGATTCGCTCTGGGAAACTGGCCCACCTATCGGAAACGGTGATCCGGCCCCACTACCAGCGCAAGTTCGACGTCCTGGCGGCGGGGTTACGGGCGGGATTGCCCAACGACCTGCCCTGGTTTTTGCACCGGGGGGAAGGCGGAGTATTTGCTTGGCTCTGGCTGCGGGACTTGCCCATCAGCGATTGGGAGCTGTACCAAGCCCTCAAGCAGGTCGGCGTGATTGTCGTCCCTGGTCACACCTTTTTCCCTGGTCTGCGTCAGGAATGGCCCCACACCCGCCAGTGCCTGCGCATCAGTCTCACCGCTACGATGACTGAAATCGAACGGGGGGTTGAACGGTTGACGCAGGTGGTGCGCCGCGTCTATCAGCGCTTGCCGGTCAAGGTCTAA
- a CDS encoding L,D-transpeptidase has translation MGWRRRIGVLVLAGWMGSHGWVVAAEPLRLELVLHQRQLYVWRGNRLVRRYPVAVGKPGWETPQGDFVVETKVKDPVWQSFTDNRQLPARHPRNPLGRHWIGFWSDGVDAIGFHGTPYPETIGRAVSHGCVRMHPHHIAELFEWVQIGTPVRVRP, from the coding sequence ATGGGCTGGCGGCGACGGATCGGGGTGCTGGTTCTGGCTGGTTGGATGGGGAGTCATGGCTGGGTCGTAGCGGCGGAACCCCTGCGGTTGGAGCTGGTGCTGCATCAACGGCAACTCTACGTTTGGCGGGGGAATCGCCTGGTGCGTCGCTATCCCGTGGCGGTGGGCAAGCCCGGTTGGGAGACACCTCAGGGAGACTTTGTGGTGGAAACGAAGGTGAAAGACCCGGTCTGGCAAAGTTTTACCGATAACCGGCAACTCCCGGCCCGCCATCCCCGCAACCCCCTCGGACGTCACTGGATTGGGTTTTGGAGCGACGGCGTGGACGCGATTGGGTTCCACGGCACTCCTTACCCGGAAACGATTGGCCGAGCCGTCAGCCACGGCTGTGTACGGATGCATCCCCACCACATCGCTGAGCTGTTTGAGTGGGTGCAAATTGGCACGCCTGTGCGGGTTAGACCTTGA
- a CDS encoding phasin family protein: MEQDNLLRQLLLLGIGATSLVVDKVREVSDEWVQTGRLRPDQATALLNELVGRLTQGADWETRLRRQMQDVLRELGLASQREVDELRGRIDRLERQVRDLENRLWH; the protein is encoded by the coding sequence ATGGAACAGGACAATTTGTTGCGGCAATTGCTGCTGCTGGGCATCGGCGCCACATCGCTGGTGGTGGACAAGGTGCGGGAAGTGAGCGACGAATGGGTGCAAACCGGGCGGCTGCGTCCCGACCAGGCTACGGCCTTGCTCAATGAGCTAGTAGGGCGGCTGACCCAGGGCGCCGACTGGGAAACGCGCCTGCGTCGCCAGATGCAGGACGTGCTCCGGGAATTGGGCCTGGCCAGCCAGCGTGAAGTGGACGAGCTGCGAGGACGGATTGACCGCCTGGAACGGCAAGTTCGGGATTTGGAAAACCGGCTGTGGCACTAG
- a CDS encoding response regulator: MEQEQLRRALFGTKQEQGTGCWAVTLGQVVWRFYLFLGRLVYATGGVHPVRRWRRLWPQYCPNYTPAPQRVETGIPWDYHLVAQAVTHGAMTKEQAQAYVQAWSQATLLECLTTWRAGEMQLQWLAQQTLPQRWMLVHVDYWWEEVQPLFRRWLAAGGIRWEQAPVIDRRGQLKNLVSPAAYQQLTQVLDGQSTFWDIAQRVGRPVEQVAASLRSLIHDAVVILKDVPDLPAPVVQVVTPRPPRPVIACIDDSPLVAQALRPILEPLGYQVWGVTDPLRSLSQLLQRQPVLIFLDLVMPETNGYEVCAFLRKSAAFQRTPIVILTGQGTVIDRVRAKLCGASDFLAKPPVAERVVEVVQTLLPQASPLAAAS, from the coding sequence ATGGAACAGGAGCAGTTGCGCAGGGCGCTTTTCGGAACGAAACAGGAGCAGGGCACAGGGTGCTGGGCGGTGACGCTCGGGCAAGTGGTCTGGCGGTTTTATCTGTTCTTGGGCCGGTTGGTCTATGCGACGGGGGGTGTGCATCCAGTGCGACGGTGGCGGCGCTTATGGCCCCAGTATTGCCCCAACTACACGCCGGCGCCCCAGCGAGTGGAGACTGGCATCCCTTGGGATTACCACCTGGTGGCCCAAGCAGTGACCCACGGCGCCATGACCAAGGAACAGGCGCAGGCCTACGTACAGGCATGGTCCCAGGCGACGTTGTTGGAGTGTCTGACGACCTGGCGGGCGGGAGAGATGCAGTTGCAGTGGCTGGCGCAGCAAACGCTCCCGCAACGCTGGATGCTGGTGCACGTGGATTACTGGTGGGAGGAGGTGCAACCCCTGTTTCGCCGCTGGCTGGCGGCGGGGGGCATTCGGTGGGAGCAAGCGCCTGTAATTGACCGGCGGGGGCAGCTCAAGAATTTGGTGTCGCCGGCGGCCTACCAGCAGTTGACGCAGGTGTTGGACGGGCAATCCACGTTTTGGGACATCGCCCAGCGGGTGGGACGGCCTGTAGAGCAGGTAGCGGCTTCCTTGCGCTCGTTGATTCACGATGCGGTGGTGATCCTGAAGGACGTCCCCGATTTACCCGCACCGGTGGTCCAGGTGGTGACGCCGCGCCCACCTCGTCCAGTGATTGCCTGTATTGACGACAGCCCGCTGGTGGCCCAAGCCCTGCGGCCAATCCTAGAACCCTTGGGCTACCAGGTCTGGGGGGTGACGGACCCCCTGCGCTCCCTGTCGCAACTCCTGCAGCGACAGCCGGTGTTGATTTTCCTGGACCTGGTGATGCCGGAGACGAACGGCTACGAAGTCTGCGCCTTCCTGCGCAAGTCGGCGGCCTTTCAACGGACACCCATCGTCATCCTGACGGGGCAAGGAACGGTGATCGACCGGGTACGGGCCAAACTCTGCGGCGCGAGTGACTTCCTGGCGAAACCACCGGTGGCGGAGCGGGTAGTCGAGGTGGTGCAAACCTTGTTGCCTCAGGCATCGCCGTTGGCCGCCGCCAGCTAG
- a CDS encoding pentapeptide repeat-containing protein codes for MEPEELLRHYRQGRRDFGRLNLSEAVLIHMDLSGINLQGCDLTWSNVSGACLRGANLSLCNCTKIKLIQADLQEANLSGANLSGADLSWANLSGANLSGADLSEATLNAPVLDGCNLSRVNLRGANLRGINLQGADFSGADLSGCNLKDAHLAQATMTRVLLSEANLSGANFTEANLTRACMTRVILIRADLRGIILNASNNVRRETISGAILNNAIFVGACLQGADLSGANLSQANFSGACLEGANLSGANLSQANLSGADLSGADLTKANLGRATLAGVDLSGAKMPDGSIRT; via the coding sequence ATGGAGCCGGAAGAGCTGTTGCGCCACTACCGACAGGGCAGACGGGACTTCGGGCGGCTTAACCTGAGTGAAGCGGTGTTGATTCACATGGACCTCAGCGGGATTAACCTGCAGGGGTGTGATCTCACGTGGAGCAATGTCAGTGGCGCTTGTCTGCGGGGCGCGAATCTGAGTCTTTGCAACTGTACCAAAATCAAGCTCATCCAGGCGGATTTACAAGAGGCCAACTTGAGCGGGGCCAACCTCAGCGGCGCAGACTTGAGCTGGGCCAATCTCAGCGGGGCGAATTTGAGCGGCGCTGACCTGAGCGAAGCCACGCTGAATGCGCCGGTTTTGGACGGGTGTAATCTCAGCCGAGTGAACCTGCGGGGTGCGAATCTGCGGGGTATTAACTTGCAGGGGGCCGATTTCAGCGGCGCTGACCTGAGCGGGTGCAATTTGAAAGACGCCCACCTGGCCCAAGCCACTATGACGCGGGTGTTGCTCAGCGAAGCCAATCTCAGCGGGGCCAACTTCACCGAGGCCAATCTCACCCGGGCTTGCATGACACGGGTGATCCTAATACGAGCTGATTTGCGGGGGATCATTCTCAACGCCAGTAACAACGTCCGCCGGGAGACCATCAGCGGTGCAATTTTGAACAACGCGATTTTTGTGGGAGCTTGTTTACAGGGAGCGGATTTATCAGGGGCCAACTTGAGTCAAGCCAACTTCAGCGGCGCCTGCTTGGAGGGGGCCAACTTGAGTGGGGCGAATCTCTCCCAGGCCAACTTGAGCGGAGCGGACTTGAGTGGAGCCGATTTGACCAAGGCCAATTTGGGCCGAGCAACGCTCGCGGGGGTGGATTTGAGCGGCGCCAAGATGCCCGACGGTTCGATCCGCACCTAG
- a CDS encoding photosystem II reaction center protein K, producing MDLLLLLAKLPEAYAIFDPLVDVLPVIPVLFLLLAFVWQAAVGFR from the coding sequence ATGGACCTGCTGCTGTTGTTGGCCAAACTCCCGGAAGCCTACGCCATTTTTGACCCCCTTGTGGATGTCTTGCCTGTCATCCCAGTCTTGTTTCTGTTACTGGCGTTTGTGTGGCAGGCCGCCGTCGGGTTTCGCTAA
- the eno gene encoding phosphopyruvate hydratase, producing the protein MAVLAATTIDSIRAWEVLDSRGRPTLAVQVNLADGDVGVAMVPSGASTGTFEAHELRDGDPQRYGGAGVLKAVANVMEVIEPELLDLDATDQQGIDQTLIDLDGTPNKSHLGANAILGVSIAVAKAAANALGLPLYRYLGGPLSSVLPVPLMNVLNGGAHADNNLDIQEFMIVPVGAPNFREALRWGAEVFATLKKVLKEKKLSTGVGDEGGFAPNLGSNREALELLVQAIERAGYKPGEQIALALDVAASEFYQNGQYTYDGQTRSPQELMDYLAELVQNYPIVSIEDGLAEDDWDHWRRHTQQLGNRVQLVGDDLFVTNPMRLQKGIDLGVANAILIKLNQIGTVTETLRTMQLAMRHSYRCVVSHRSGETEDTTIADLAVATNAGQIKTGSLCRSERVAKYNRLLEIENELGNQAIYAPQVGLGPQPRR; encoded by the coding sequence ATGGCTGTACTCGCTGCGACCACGATTGACAGTATCCGCGCCTGGGAGGTGCTCGATTCGCGGGGGCGTCCGACGCTGGCGGTGCAGGTGAATTTGGCCGATGGGGACGTGGGAGTGGCCATGGTGCCAAGTGGAGCCTCAACTGGGACGTTTGAAGCGCACGAACTGCGCGACGGGGACCCGCAACGCTACGGTGGGGCTGGGGTGCTCAAGGCGGTTGCCAACGTGATGGAAGTGATCGAGCCGGAATTGCTGGATTTGGACGCGACGGACCAACAAGGGATTGACCAGACGCTAATTGACCTGGACGGAACGCCCAACAAGAGTCATCTGGGGGCCAATGCCATCCTGGGGGTTTCCATAGCAGTAGCAAAGGCGGCGGCCAATGCCCTGGGGCTGCCCCTGTACCGTTATCTGGGGGGACCGCTGAGTAGTGTCTTGCCAGTGCCGCTGATGAATGTGCTCAACGGCGGTGCCCACGCCGATAACAACCTGGATATTCAGGAATTCATGATTGTGCCAGTGGGCGCGCCCAATTTCCGGGAAGCCCTGCGCTGGGGAGCCGAAGTATTTGCCACGTTGAAAAAGGTGTTGAAGGAGAAAAAGCTGAGCACCGGTGTAGGAGATGAGGGCGGCTTTGCGCCCAACTTGGGTTCCAATCGGGAGGCGCTGGAGCTGCTGGTACAGGCGATTGAACGGGCGGGTTACAAACCAGGTGAGCAAATTGCCCTGGCCTTAGATGTGGCGGCGAGCGAGTTCTACCAAAATGGTCAGTACACTTACGATGGGCAAACTCGCAGCCCCCAAGAGTTAATGGACTATCTGGCGGAGCTGGTGCAGAACTACCCGATTGTTTCCATCGAAGATGGTTTGGCTGAGGACGACTGGGACCACTGGCGCCGGCATACCCAGCAACTGGGGAACCGCGTGCAACTGGTGGGCGATGACCTATTTGTGACCAATCCCATGCGCCTGCAAAAAGGCATTGACCTAGGAGTGGCCAACGCCATTCTCATCAAGCTCAACCAGATCGGTACGGTGACAGAAACCCTGCGCACTATGCAGCTTGCAATGCGCCACAGTTACCGCTGCGTGGTGAGTCATCGCTCCGGGGAAACGGAAGATACCACCATCGCCGACCTAGCCGTGGCCACCAATGCCGGTCAGATCAAGACGGGTTCCCTGTGTCGCAGTGAACGGGTCGCCAAGTACAACCGGCTTCTGGAGATCGAAAATGAGTTAGGCAACCAGGCGATTTACGCTCCCCAGGTGGGACTTGGCCCGCAACCCCGGCGTTAG
- a CDS encoding Uma2 family endonuclease, with the protein MSTVLETKLTPEEYLAQEVASELRHEYRQGDLIPMAGGTTTHNELIRSLTVILSLALKGQPFQVFITDQRLWIPQTQSFYYPDVMITPKPVPLLEGRRDTVMEPLLIAEVLSESTEERDRGAKFLDYRQIPTLQEYLLIDQNKPYVEQYTKKAEHQWLLTIYTDLAQAIPLDSVNILLNLSELYENVVFGGL; encoded by the coding sequence ATGAGCACTGTCCTAGAAACAAAACTGACGCCCGAAGAATATCTCGCCCAAGAAGTGGCGTCCGAACTCCGGCACGAGTATCGTCAAGGAGATTTAATCCCAATGGCGGGCGGCACAACAACCCATAACGAACTCATTCGGTCCTTAACTGTCATCTTGAGTCTGGCGCTCAAGGGTCAACCCTTTCAGGTTTTCATCACAGACCAGCGGTTATGGATTCCCCAAACCCAATCCTTTTATTATCCTGATGTGATGATTACTCCCAAACCCGTACCCCTTTTGGAGGGCCGTAGAGATACGGTTATGGAGCCGTTGCTGATTGCAGAAGTGTTATCCGAGTCAACTGAGGAACGCGACCGGGGCGCTAAATTCCTTGATTATCGGCAGATTCCCACCCTTCAGGAATACCTGCTGATTGACCAGAACAAACCCTATGTCGAGCAATACACCAAAAAAGCCGAACATCAGTGGTTGTTGACCATCTACACTGATTTAGCCCAAGCGATTCCCCTGGACTCGGTGAACATCCTGCTGAATCTCAGTGAACTTTATGAGAATGTCGTGTTTGGCGGCCTATGA
- a CDS encoding DUF29 domain-containing protein — translation MTQNLYETDFYAWTQQQATYLRERKFDLLDVENLSEEIESLGKQQRQELRSRLKILLGHLLEWYYQPERRSKSWLYTIREQRREIRRHLQENPSLKPYLAEAIQLSYENALDLIGQETPLDPETLPQSCPFSQEQILEEVLQL, via the coding sequence ATGACCCAGAATTTGTACGAAACTGATTTCTACGCCTGGACGCAGCAGCAAGCGACTTATCTCCGCGAGCGAAAGTTTGATTTGCTCGATGTAGAAAACCTGAGTGAGGAGATAGAATCCTTAGGCAAACAACAACGACAGGAACTGCGCAGTCGCTTGAAAATCTTACTTGGTCACCTACTGGAATGGTATTACCAACCTGAGCGGCGCTCGAAAAGCTGGCTATACACTATCCGCGAACAGCGGCGGGAAATTCGTCGTCACCTGCAGGAGAATCCCAGCCTAAAGCCCTACCTAGCCGAGGCCATCCAGCTCAGTTACGAAAACGCGCTCGATTTGATTGGTCAGGAAACACCCCTTGACCCTGAAACCTTGCCCCAATCCTGTCCCTTTTCTCAAGAGCAAATCTTGGAAGAAGTTTTACAGCTATAG